One stretch of Xiphophorus maculatus strain JP 163 A chromosome 19, X_maculatus-5.0-male, whole genome shotgun sequence DNA includes these proteins:
- the tmx1 gene encoding thioredoxin-related transmembrane protein 1 codes for MDTARRLTSSMSGITLFFSRGAGLRSWTCPFLLLLTFSSSLPASAKPDSLKDVTDGDWEKIMTGEWMIEFYAPWCPACQQLQAVWKEFADWGDDMGINVAKVDVTEQPGLSGRFIITSLPTIYHCKDGVFRKYHGARTKEDFLSFVDEQKWKNTEPISSWFGPSSFLMNSMSALFKLSMFIRRCHNYMTEQLGIPVWGSYVIFGLVTLFAGLTLGLLLVFIADYVFPSRRFSSHDYYQKKQSMEQSRLIQNQDEDQEADGEEDDDEEEEEDQGRAWRRQRQSPEGQGYPDEALRKRAVASREEDEEDG; via the exons ATGGACACGGCTCGTCGGCTAACTAGCAGCATGAGTGGAATCACGCTGTTTTTCTCTCGGGGAGCGGGTCTCCGCTCCTGGACATGTCCTTTTCTCCTTCTGCTGACATTTTCATCGTCGCTGCCAGCCTCGGCCAAGCCCGACAGCCTCAAGGACGTGACGGACGGGGACTGGGAGAAGATAATGACCGGAGAATGGATGATTGAGTT CTACGCGCCCTGGTGTCCTGCGTGCCAGCAGCTGCAGGCGGTGTGGAAAGAGTTCGCGGACTGGGGGGATGACATGGGCATCAACGTCGCCAAGGTGGATGTGACAGAGCAACCTG GTCTGAGTGGGCGATTCATCATAACTTCACTTCCTACAATATATCA cTGCAAGGATGGCGTTTTCCGCAAGTACCACGGCGCTCGTACCAAAGAAGATTTCCTCAGCTTCGTCGAcgaacagaaatggaaaaacacGGAGCCCATTTCTTCGTGGTTCGGGCCGTCCTCATTTTT GATGAACTCGATGTCGGCTTTGTTCAAGCTCTCCATGTTCATCCGA CGTTGCCATAACTACATGACGGAGCAGCTGGGGATTCCTGTTTGGGGTTCATATGTCATCTTTGGCCTGGTCACCTTGTTTGCTGGCCTGACGTTGGGTCTT ttGCTAGTGTTCATCGCAGATTACGTCTTTCCTTCCCGACGATTTTCCTCACACGATTACTACCAGA agaaacagtCAATGGAGCAGTCCCGACTGATCCAGAATCAAGACGAGGACCAGGAGGCTGACGGCGAGGAGGATGacgacgaggaggaggaagaagaccAGGGCAGGGCCTGGAGAAGGCAAAGGCAGTCCCCCGAGGGCCAGGGCTACCCCGACGAAGCCCTGAGGAAGAGAGCGGTGGCAAGCCGcgaggaagacgaggaggacGGCTAG